One stretch of Gambusia affinis linkage group LG05, SWU_Gaff_1.0, whole genome shotgun sequence DNA includes these proteins:
- the pnrc2 gene encoding proline-rich nuclear receptor coactivator 2 — MGGGERYNIPISHPERPKKSHQLGKAKQRSRDQSGAVVASVGVAGGLHHHGHRRSDKGTTYHRSPEARQAASVEKNASVRFVTTYDQNWEGAVSHLNTLLATQGSPSYAGPKFSEPPSPSVLPKPPSHWVSFPMGSCDHREIMAFQLKSLLKVQA, encoded by the coding sequence ATGGGAGGTGGAGAGAGATACAACATTCCAATTTCCCACCCTGAACGCCCCAAGAAGAGCCACCAGCTCGGCAAGGCCAAGCAGAGGAGCCGCGACCAGAGCGGAGCAGTAGTGGCATCTGTGGGAGTGGCGGGGGGCCTTCACCATCACGGTCACCGCCGGAGCGACAAGGGCACCACCTACCACAGGTCTCCGGAGGCACGGCAGGCCGCGTCTGTGGAGAAGAATGCTTCTGTCCGTTTTGTCACCACCTATGATCAAAACTGGGAGGGCGCAGTGTCTCACCTTAATACGCTGCTAGCAACTCAGGGCAGCCCGAGTTACGCAGGGCCTAAGTTCAGTGAGCCGCCCTCGCCCAGCGTGTTGCCCAAACCTCCCAGTCACTGGGTGTCTTTCCCTATGGGATCCTGTGACCACAGAGAGATAATGGCCTTTCAGCTAAAGAGCCTCCTGAAAGTGCAGGCTTGA
- the fabp10a gene encoding fatty acid-binding protein 10-A, liver basic encodes MDFNGTWQVYSQENYEDFLRAMELPEDIIKMAKDIKPITEIKQTGNDFVITSKTPGKTVTNSFTIGKEAEINTMDGKKLKCIVNMEGGKLVCKTGKFNHTQELKGGEMVETLTVGSTTLVRKSRKI; translated from the exons ATGGACTTCAATGGAACATGGCAGGTGTACTCCCAGGAAAACTACGAAGATTTCCTCAGAGCCATGG AACTCCCAGAAGATATCATCAAGATGGCCAAAGACATCAAACCAATTACTGAGATTAAGCAAACAGGCAATGACTTTGTCATCACCTCCAAGACACCTGGAAAGACTGTGACAAACTCCTTCACCATCGGGAAAGAGGCTGAAATTAACACCATGGATGGCAAGAAGCTGAAG TGCATTGTCAATATGGAGGGAGGAAAACTAGTCTGCAAAACTGGCAAATTCAACCACACACAAGAGCTCAAAGGAGGAGAGATGGTTGAG ACTCTGACTGTGGGCTCGACGACTCTTGTCAGGAAGAGCAGAAAGATTTAA